A single genomic interval of Xyrauchen texanus isolate HMW12.3.18 chromosome 8, RBS_HiC_50CHRs, whole genome shotgun sequence harbors:
- the LOC127647324 gene encoding putative nuclease HARBI1 isoform X2: MVCVALRFFASGMFLYSVGDAENLNKATICRTIRNVSLALKSLVHIFITFPGHRRFIHIKEEFYKIAAFPNVIGTVDCTHIRIQRPSGAHEGDYVNGKSFHSVNVQMICDADCLITNLEAKWPGSVHDSRIFRASRIYQRLPLGEFSGVLLGDKGYACETFLMTPLTDPQTPAQQAYNHAKTRARIEMTVSLLKSRFQCLHHLRASPDRACDVTVACTVLHNIASLRKERAPRVALDVDWDNAAIFPDNRNGRLVREQYIANYFS; this comes from the exons ATGGTCTGCGTAGCACTGCGATTCTTTGCAAGTGGCATGTTTCTGTATTCTGTCGGTGATGCAGAAAACCTCAATAAAGCCACTATTTGCCGCACAATAAGAAATGTAAGTCTGGCATTGAAATCTCTTGTGCATATATTTATCACCTTCCCTGGTCACAGAAGATTCATCCATATCAAGGAGGAGTTCTACAAGATTGCAG CTTTTCCTAATGTAATTGGTACAGTGGATTGCACCCATATTCGTATCCAACGCCCCTCAGGGGCACATGAGGGAGATTATGTTAACGGGAAATCCTTCCACAGTGTCAATGTTCAG atgATCTGTGATGCTGACTGCCTTATCACAAATTTAGAGGCAAAGTGGCCTGGCTCAGTCCATGACTCCAGAATCTTTCGGGCCAGTAGAATTTACCAGAGACTCCCTCTAG GTGAGTTCTCTGGTGTGCTGCTGGGGGACAAAGGCTATGCCTGTGAGACATTTCTGATGACTCCCCTTACAGACCCCCAAACCCCAGCACAGCAAGCTTACAACCATGCCAAAACCAGGGCTCGAATTGAAATGACCGTCAGCCTTCTGAAATCACGATTTCAGTGCCTGCACCACCTGAGGGCCTCCCCAGACAGAGCATGTGATGTGACTGTTGCCTGCACAGTGCTGCACAATATTGCCAGCCTAAGAAAAGAAAGGGCTCCCAGAGTTGCTTTGGATGTTGATTGGGACAATGCTGCCATATTCCCAGATAACAGAAATGGTAGACTTGTTAGAGAACAATACAttgcaaattatttcagttaa
- the LOC127647324 gene encoding putative nuclease HARBI1 isoform X1, producing MVCVALRFFASGMFLYSVGDAENLNKATICRTIRNVSLALKSLVHIFITFPGHRRFIHIKEEFYKIAGNTNNNRLLQNVTLAQSQYDTLFCVTAFPNVIGTVDCTHIRIQRPSGAHEGDYVNGKSFHSVNVQMICDADCLITNLEAKWPGSVHDSRIFRASRIYQRLPLGEFSGVLLGDKGYACETFLMTPLTDPQTPAQQAYNHAKTRARIEMTVSLLKSRFQCLHHLRASPDRACDVTVACTVLHNIASLRKERAPRVALDVDWDNAAIFPDNRNGRLVREQYIANYFS from the exons ATGGTCTGCGTAGCACTGCGATTCTTTGCAAGTGGCATGTTTCTGTATTCTGTCGGTGATGCAGAAAACCTCAATAAAGCCACTATTTGCCGCACAATAAGAAATGTAAGTCTGGCATTGAAATCTCTTGTGCATATATTTATCACCTTCCCTGGTCACAGAAGATTCATCCATATCAAGGAGGAGTTCTACAAGATTGCAGGTAACACGAATAATAACAGATTACTACAAAATGTTACGTTAGCACAGTCACAGTATGACACATTATTTTGTGTTACAGCTTTTCCTAATGTAATTGGTACAGTGGATTGCACCCATATTCGTATCCAACGCCCCTCAGGGGCACATGAGGGAGATTATGTTAACGGGAAATCCTTCCACAGTGTCAATGTTCAG atgATCTGTGATGCTGACTGCCTTATCACAAATTTAGAGGCAAAGTGGCCTGGCTCAGTCCATGACTCCAGAATCTTTCGGGCCAGTAGAATTTACCAGAGACTCCCTCTAG GTGAGTTCTCTGGTGTGCTGCTGGGGGACAAAGGCTATGCCTGTGAGACATTTCTGATGACTCCCCTTACAGACCCCCAAACCCCAGCACAGCAAGCTTACAACCATGCCAAAACCAGGGCTCGAATTGAAATGACCGTCAGCCTTCTGAAATCACGATTTCAGTGCCTGCACCACCTGAGGGCCTCCCCAGACAGAGCATGTGATGTGACTGTTGCCTGCACAGTGCTGCACAATATTGCCAGCCTAAGAAAAGAAAGGGCTCCCAGAGTTGCTTTGGATGTTGATTGGGACAATGCTGCCATATTCCCAGATAACAGAAATGGTAGACTTGTTAGAGAACAATACAttgcaaattatttcagttaa